A section of the Streptomyces sp. CG1 genome encodes:
- a CDS encoding aspartate aminotransferase family protein, whose protein sequence is MTPQPNPDAGAAVKAADRAHVFHSWSAQDLIDPLAVAGAEGSYFWDYDGKRYLDFTSGLVYTNIGYQHPKVVAAIQEQAATMTTFAPAFAIEARSEAARLIAERTPGDLDKIFFTNAGADAVEHAVRMARLHTGRPKVLSAYRSYHGGTQQAINLTGDPRRWASDTATNGVVRFWTPFLYRSRFYAETEEQETARALEHLETTIAFEGPGTVAAIVLETVPGTAGIMVPPPGYLAGVREICDKYGIVFILDEVMAGFGRTGEWFAADLFGVVPDLLTFAKGVNSGYVPLGGVAISEKIAETFGKRPYPGGLTYSGHPLACAAAVATIKVMAEEGVVENARRLGESVVGPALAELAERHPSVGEVRGVGMFWALDLVKNRATREPLVPYNATGEANAPMAAFAAAAKQHGVWPFVNMNRTHVVPPCTVTEAELKEGFAALDAALTVADEYTA, encoded by the coding sequence ATGACCCCTCAGCCCAACCCCGATGCCGGAGCCGCAGTGAAGGCCGCGGACCGTGCGCACGTCTTCCACTCCTGGTCCGCGCAGGACCTGATCGACCCGCTCGCCGTCGCCGGCGCCGAGGGGTCGTACTTCTGGGACTACGACGGCAAGCGGTACCTGGACTTCACCAGCGGGCTCGTCTACACGAACATCGGCTACCAGCACCCGAAGGTCGTCGCGGCCATTCAGGAGCAGGCGGCCACCATGACGACCTTCGCGCCCGCCTTCGCGATCGAGGCGCGCTCGGAGGCGGCCCGGCTGATCGCCGAGCGGACCCCCGGCGACCTGGACAAGATCTTCTTCACCAATGCCGGCGCGGACGCCGTCGAGCACGCGGTGCGCATGGCCCGGCTGCACACGGGCCGCCCGAAGGTGCTCTCGGCCTACCGCTCGTACCACGGCGGCACCCAGCAGGCGATCAACCTCACCGGCGACCCGCGCCGCTGGGCGAGCGACACCGCCACGAACGGCGTCGTCCGCTTCTGGACGCCGTTCCTCTACCGCTCCCGCTTCTACGCGGAGACGGAAGAGCAGGAGACCGCGCGGGCGCTGGAGCACCTGGAGACGACGATCGCCTTCGAGGGGCCGGGCACGGTCGCGGCGATCGTCCTGGAGACCGTCCCCGGCACGGCCGGCATCATGGTCCCGCCGCCCGGCTATCTGGCCGGTGTCCGGGAGATCTGCGACAAGTACGGCATCGTCTTCATCCTGGACGAGGTCATGGCCGGCTTCGGGCGCACGGGTGAGTGGTTCGCCGCCGATCTCTTCGGTGTCGTACCCGACCTGCTGACCTTCGCCAAGGGCGTGAACTCGGGTTACGTCCCCCTCGGCGGCGTCGCGATCTCCGAGAAGATCGCCGAGACCTTCGGCAAGCGGCCCTACCCCGGCGGTCTGACCTACTCCGGGCACCCGCTGGCCTGCGCCGCCGCCGTCGCCACGATCAAGGTGATGGCGGAGGAGGGCGTGGTCGAGAACGCCAGGCGGCTCGGCGAGAGCGTCGTCGGCCCGGCCCTGGCCGAGCTGGCCGAGCGGCACCCGAGCGTCGGCGAGGTGCGCGGTGTCGGCATGTTCTGGGCGCTGGACCTGGTGAAGAACCGCGCCACCCGCGAACCCCTGGTGCCGTACAACGCGACCGGCGAGGCGAACGCCCCCATGGCCGCGTTCGCGGCCGCCGCCAAGCAGCACGGTGTGTGGCCCTTCGTGAACATGAACCGGACACATGTGGTCCCGCCGTGCACCGTCACGGAGGCCGAGCTGAAGGAGGGCTTCGCCGCCCTGGACGCCGCACTGACCGTGGCCGACGAGTACACGGCGTAG
- a CDS encoding DJ-1/PfpI family protein, which translates to MGPSRESVVSIGGLRVQPDLALGELCPEDSSLLDPAGRRALGRLGPPRARTSRAFLDAGVPVAAICGAAAGLAREGLLDDRAHTSAAPFYLTATGYAGGGRYVETDAVTDGGLITAGPTEPVAFAREVFRLLGVYEGEVLDAWYRLSHDSDAQAYAVLQRAGDR; encoded by the coding sequence GTGGGGCCGAGCCGGGAGTCCGTCGTCAGCATCGGCGGCCTCCGCGTCCAGCCCGACCTCGCGCTGGGCGAACTGTGCCCCGAGGACAGCTCCCTGCTTGATCCTGCCGGGCGCCGAGCTCTGGGACGCCTCGGGCCGCCTCGCGCCCGCACCTCCCGCGCCTTCCTCGACGCGGGTGTGCCCGTCGCCGCGATCTGCGGCGCCGCTGCCGGGCTCGCCCGCGAGGGCCTGCTCGACGACCGCGCCCACACCAGTGCGGCCCCGTTCTACCTGACCGCCACCGGATACGCGGGCGGCGGGCGGTATGTCGAGACGGACGCCGTGACCGACGGTGGCCTGATCACCGCCGGGCCCACCGAACCCGTCGCGTTCGCCCGCGAGGTCTTCCGGCTCCTCGGGGTGTACGAGGGGGAGGTGCTGGACGCCTGGTACCGGCTCTCTCACGACTCCGACGCGCAGGCTTACGCCGTTCTGCAGCGGGCCGGCGACCGGTGA
- a CDS encoding MarR family winged helix-turn-helix transcriptional regulator — protein sequence MLSRSALGVFRLNGQFLSVAEELARPAGLTAAWWQVLGAVLPEPLPVAGIARAMGITRQSVQRIADLLVERGLAEYRPNPAHRRAKLLAPTEEGRAAVARIGPGHAAFADRLAGAMGEAELAEAVRLLERLSGALEQLGKPVTEP from the coding sequence CTGCTCAGCCGCAGTGCCCTCGGGGTGTTCCGGCTGAACGGCCAGTTCCTGTCCGTCGCCGAGGAACTGGCCCGTCCGGCCGGGCTCACGGCCGCCTGGTGGCAGGTGCTCGGGGCTGTGCTGCCCGAGCCGCTGCCGGTGGCGGGCATCGCGCGGGCCATGGGCATCACGCGGCAGAGCGTGCAGCGCATCGCCGATCTGCTGGTCGAGCGGGGGCTGGCCGAGTACCGGCCGAATCCGGCGCACAGGCGCGCCAAACTCCTCGCGCCGACGGAGGAGGGGCGGGCGGCCGTGGCTCGCATCGGCCCCGGGCACGCGGCCTTCGCCGACCGGCTCGCGGGGGCGATGGGTGAGGCCGAACTCGCTGAGGCGGTAAGGCTGCTGGAGCGGCTCTCGGGGGCTCTGGAACAGCTCGGCAAGCCTGTTACGGAGCCGTAG